Proteins encoded by one window of Paenibacillus urinalis:
- a CDS encoding MarR family winged helix-turn-helix transcriptional regulator, whose amino-acid sequence MLEYDEMYQIFSSFRQVNQSFHRLFWKQEEEKEITRIQMLVLSILIEHPNIGLAELAELCHMGSSTTSGVVDRLVKAELVERGRCLHDRRSLELQVTEKGREVQKRVYELWMSKVSHMMDLPREDIDNLLRIHSLMLEKMEKER is encoded by the coding sequence ATGCTGGAATACGATGAGATGTACCAGATATTCTCGTCCTTTCGTCAAGTGAACCAGAGCTTTCATCGACTATTCTGGAAGCAGGAAGAGGAGAAGGAGATTACCCGTATTCAAATGCTGGTATTATCCATCCTAATTGAGCATCCTAACATTGGATTGGCTGAATTAGCGGAGCTCTGTCACATGGGCAGCAGTACAACGAGCGGTGTCGTTGACCGTCTTGTTAAGGCTGAGCTTGTGGAGAGAGGCAGATGCCTTCATGATCGGAGGTCATTGGAGCTTCAGGTTACGGAGAAAGGGAGAGAAGTTCAGAAGAGAGTCTATGAGCTATGGATGTCTAAAGTATCTCATATGATGGATTTACCAAGGGAGGATATCGATAATTTGCTTCGTATTCATTCCTTGATGCTTGAAAAGATGGAGAAAGAGAGATGA
- a CDS encoding MarR family winged helix-turn-helix transcriptional regulator, translating into MHSSEFAKLWARLTKDYKAHMDQALAPALTEAQLTVLELLSEQPRMKPSEFIPYLSTTPAAITMLLDRMEKNELILRSRDDRDRRIVWVTLTERGKQEAQRGMIIREDFISGTLGKISSHNQQLLVYLLTKITSQSSPTKQTS; encoded by the coding sequence ATGCATTCTTCTGAATTCGCCAAACTATGGGCAAGGCTGACGAAGGACTACAAAGCCCATATGGATCAGGCCCTTGCTCCTGCACTAACTGAGGCTCAGCTGACAGTGCTTGAACTGTTGTCCGAGCAGCCTCGTATGAAGCCGTCCGAATTCATTCCTTATCTGTCTACAACACCAGCAGCTATTACGATGCTGCTCGATCGTATGGAGAAGAATGAACTTATCCTTCGCAGCAGAGACGATCGCGATCGCCGAATTGTGTGGGTCACATTAACAGAGAGAGGAAAACAAGAGGCACAGCGCGGAATGATTATCCGTGAAGATTTTATCAGCGGGACACTTGGCAAGATATCTTCACACAATCAACAGCTGCTTGTCTACCTGCTGACCAAGATCACTTCCCAAAGCTCTCCAACGAAGCAAACCTCTTGA
- the gyrA gene encoding DNA gyrase subunit A: MSLSEQFLPAFLEEVVGDRFGRYSKYIIQDRAIPDVRDGLKPVQRRILYAMYDSNNTPDKPYRKSAKTVGDVMGNYHPHGDSSIYEGMVRMAQPWKMGHVLIDGHGNWGSQDDDPAAAMRYTEARLSPIAMEILRDIEKRTVLFKDNFDNTAKEPVVLPSRFPNLLVNGASGISSGFATEIPTHNLREVIDACIAVMEKPSISLEEIMTFIKGPDFPTGGIIMGGSGILDAYRTGKGRIYIRSKTEIENLRGGKQQIVITEIPYQVVKSRLVTAMETIRLEKKIEGIAEVRDESGREGLRIVVELKKEADAQGILNYLLKKTDLQVTYNFNMVAIVNKAPHQLGLKPILEAYIAHQREVVTHRTQYDLEKAEDRAHVLEGLVKALNILDEVIAAIKASKNRQDAQNNLEWMFGFTERQADSILTLQLYRLTNLEITTLQKELDEIQKKVAELRSILESDRKLISIIRKELKEIREKYGIERRSSIQEEVEELKVNLEVLVNSEDVLVTLSNEGYIKRTSKLSFTRSGGDRSSSGVIEGDVISSYYDVNTLDNLLVFTQRGQYYLLPVHQVPEFKWKDPGTAIVNVIPLSKEDRVVTIIPVRSFEQEEASLVFVTRRGQIKRTALKDYVTKRSSAVAACKVGANDEVIRVHLSTGGRHILLVSKLGQSVRFLEDEVNTMGRVSGGVKGIQLKDEDELVTAVWVDEDEGEIFTITDLGYGKRSLLLDYPLQSRGGKGVATFEFKEGKRVKPNGSQIVAAYHVKEPLRLLALTDQGKMLGFSTESAPISDKRSTGKALVSVEKNDSIVQIIDNRADDTSS, encoded by the coding sequence ATGAGTTTATCTGAACAGTTTTTACCGGCATTTCTAGAAGAAGTGGTAGGCGATCGATTCGGTCGTTATTCTAAATACATTATTCAGGATCGGGCGATACCTGATGTGCGTGATGGTCTCAAGCCAGTTCAGCGTCGTATCTTGTATGCCATGTACGATTCAAACAATACGCCTGACAAACCGTACCGCAAATCTGCGAAAACTGTCGGTGATGTCATGGGTAATTATCATCCCCACGGGGATTCCTCCATCTATGAGGGAATGGTGCGTATGGCGCAGCCTTGGAAGATGGGACATGTGCTTATCGACGGACATGGAAACTGGGGCTCACAGGATGATGATCCGGCGGCAGCAATGCGCTATACCGAAGCACGTTTATCACCAATTGCTATGGAAATTCTACGCGACATTGAGAAGCGTACAGTTCTATTTAAAGACAATTTCGATAACACGGCCAAAGAACCCGTTGTTCTCCCATCCCGTTTTCCGAATCTGCTTGTGAATGGGGCAAGCGGGATCTCGTCTGGCTTCGCTACAGAGATTCCGACACATAATTTAAGAGAAGTGATTGATGCATGTATTGCTGTTATGGAGAAGCCTTCCATCTCTCTTGAAGAAATTATGACCTTCATCAAAGGACCGGACTTTCCAACAGGCGGTATCATTATGGGCGGAAGTGGAATTCTGGACGCCTATCGTACAGGCAAGGGCCGCATCTATATTCGTTCCAAGACCGAAATCGAAAATTTGCGGGGCGGTAAGCAGCAGATTGTCATCACCGAAATTCCTTATCAGGTTGTTAAGTCACGGCTGGTTACCGCGATGGAAACGATTCGCCTGGAGAAGAAGATCGAAGGTATTGCTGAAGTGCGTGACGAGAGCGGGCGTGAAGGCTTGCGTATTGTCGTTGAGCTCAAGAAAGAAGCGGATGCCCAAGGGATCCTTAACTATTTGCTCAAAAAAACAGATCTTCAGGTCACGTATAACTTCAATATGGTGGCTATCGTTAATAAAGCGCCCCATCAGCTTGGGCTTAAGCCGATACTTGAAGCTTACATTGCACATCAGCGCGAGGTTGTGACCCATCGGACGCAATACGATCTCGAAAAAGCCGAGGACCGGGCGCATGTCCTTGAAGGACTTGTTAAAGCCCTTAACATTTTGGATGAAGTTATTGCAGCCATTAAAGCGTCCAAGAATCGGCAGGATGCCCAGAACAACCTGGAATGGATGTTTGGCTTTACGGAGCGCCAGGCAGACTCTATTCTTACGTTGCAGCTGTATCGTCTAACGAACCTAGAGATCACTACACTGCAAAAAGAGCTGGATGAGATCCAGAAGAAAGTCGCCGAGCTGCGGAGTATTCTCGAAAGTGATCGGAAGCTCATCAGTATCATTCGGAAGGAACTCAAAGAAATCCGCGAGAAGTACGGAATAGAACGCCGATCTTCTATTCAGGAAGAGGTAGAGGAGCTGAAGGTGAATCTTGAGGTTCTCGTCAATTCGGAGGATGTGCTCGTGACATTGTCCAACGAAGGTTACATCAAGCGCACAAGTAAGCTCTCCTTTACTCGTTCAGGGGGAGACCGGAGCAGCTCGGGTGTAATTGAAGGCGATGTGATCTCTTCTTATTATGATGTAAATACGCTGGATAATTTGCTTGTGTTTACACAGCGGGGGCAATATTACCTTCTACCAGTTCATCAGGTGCCGGAATTCAAATGGAAGGACCCGGGAACAGCAATTGTTAACGTCATTCCATTATCGAAGGAAGATCGGGTCGTCACCATTATACCGGTACGCAGCTTCGAACAAGAAGAGGCAAGTCTCGTCTTTGTAACACGGAGAGGGCAGATTAAGCGCACCGCGCTAAAAGACTACGTGACCAAGCGTTCCTCCGCAGTTGCCGCATGCAAGGTTGGAGCGAATGATGAGGTTATCCGTGTCCATCTCAGTACGGGAGGAAGGCACATTCTGCTAGTCTCCAAGCTGGGCCAAAGTGTCAGATTCCTTGAGGATGAAGTAAACACAATGGGCCGTGTATCCGGCGGGGTGAAAGGTATTCAATTAAAAGACGAGGATGAGCTCGTTACTGCGGTATGGGTTGATGAGGATGAAGGAGAGATCTTCACAATAACGGATCTTGGTTATGGAAAGAGATCCCTTCTGCTTGATTATCCGCTGCAATCCCGCGGCGGCAAAGGTGTTGCCACCTTCGAGTTCAAGGAAGGCAAACGTGTTAAGCCGAATGGCAGTCAAATCGTCGCTGCATACCATGTCAAAGAACCGTTGCGGCTGCTCGCGTTGACAGATCAAGGCAAAATGCTTGGATTTTCTACAGAATCGGCACCGATCTCTGATAAGCGAAGTACTGGCAAAGCGCTGGTCAGCGTAGAGAAGAATGACTCAATTGTACAGATCATAGATAATCGGGCGGATGATACGTCATCCTAA
- the parE gene encoding DNA topoisomerase IV subunit B produces the protein MTQEMDLSADVSRNTGYGADDIQVLEGLVAVRKRPGMYIGSTSSSGLHHLVWEIVDNAVDEHLAKYCDKIEITLHKDASVTVQDNGRGIPTGMHKTGIPTPQVVYTILHAGGKFGGGGYKKSGGLHGVGASVTNALSEFLEVEIYREGKIHRQRFEYWVDKKGTEHVGEPVTGLEVMGNTRQTGTKVRFKPDIKVFKSGISLSYDTLAERLQEIAFLNSGLRIVLKDERSGNQDEYYYEGGASQFVAYLNEGKDLLTDVIHFNAEKEDIEVEIAIQYNAGYTETIVSFVNSIPTRGGGTHETGFKTAYTRIMNEYARRTSMIKEKDKNLEGNDLREGMMAVISVKMSEVEFVGQTKDQLGSASARSTVDQVVTESMQRFLEENPQVAQTLIKKAVQASRAREAARKARDDMRSGKKRSESSNLGGKLTPAQSKDYSRNELFIVEGDSAGGSAKQGRDSKIQAILPLKGKPMNPEKAKLADIMKNEEYRAIMSAIGAGIGTEFAVEDSNYSKIIIMTDADTDGAHIQVLLLTFFYRYMKPLIDAGKVYIAQPPLYKISRKTGKLETVRYAFTDDQLQIYLKEFGKNYELQRYKGLGEMNPEQLWETTMDPDTRTLLQVKIEDAAKAERRVTTLMGDKVDPRKRWIVENVDFTEYEE, from the coding sequence ATGACCCAAGAGATGGATCTATCTGCTGACGTATCCAGGAATACCGGTTATGGAGCAGACGACATTCAAGTGCTGGAGGGACTTGTCGCTGTACGAAAAAGACCGGGTATGTACATTGGCAGCACAAGTAGCTCTGGCTTACATCATTTAGTCTGGGAAATTGTCGACAACGCTGTCGATGAGCATTTAGCAAAATACTGTGACAAGATTGAAATTACGCTACATAAAGACGCATCTGTTACGGTGCAGGATAATGGACGAGGCATTCCGACAGGGATGCACAAGACAGGAATTCCTACGCCCCAGGTCGTGTATACGATACTGCACGCAGGCGGAAAGTTTGGCGGAGGCGGTTACAAAAAATCCGGTGGTCTCCATGGTGTCGGCGCCTCGGTAACGAACGCTTTATCCGAGTTCCTGGAGGTAGAAATTTATCGAGAGGGTAAGATTCACCGGCAGCGCTTTGAATACTGGGTAGATAAGAAGGGAACGGAGCATGTCGGGGAGCCGGTTACGGGTCTTGAAGTCATGGGTAACACACGGCAAACCGGTACCAAGGTAAGATTCAAGCCGGACATCAAAGTGTTTAAATCTGGTATCTCGTTAAGCTACGATACACTGGCTGAGCGTCTGCAGGAGATCGCATTCCTGAACTCAGGGCTGCGAATTGTGCTTAAGGATGAGCGCAGCGGCAATCAAGACGAGTATTACTACGAAGGTGGGGCAAGTCAATTCGTCGCCTATCTGAATGAAGGCAAGGATCTTCTGACAGATGTCATCCATTTCAATGCAGAAAAAGAGGATATCGAAGTCGAAATTGCAATCCAGTATAACGCAGGATATACCGAAACGATTGTATCGTTCGTTAACTCTATACCTACACGCGGCGGCGGAACACATGAAACCGGCTTTAAGACGGCCTATACGCGAATCATGAATGAATATGCGCGGCGTACGAGCATGATTAAGGAAAAAGACAAAAATTTGGAGGGTAACGACCTCCGCGAAGGCATGATGGCTGTCATCAGTGTGAAAATGTCCGAAGTAGAGTTTGTTGGCCAGACCAAAGACCAGCTCGGCAGTGCGTCAGCCCGCAGTACAGTGGACCAGGTTGTTACCGAGAGCATGCAGCGTTTTCTCGAAGAGAATCCGCAGGTTGCACAGACGTTGATTAAGAAGGCAGTTCAGGCTTCCAGAGCGAGAGAAGCGGCCCGTAAAGCGAGAGACGATATGCGATCCGGTAAGAAACGGAGCGAAAGCTCTAATCTGGGCGGTAAGCTGACACCGGCACAGTCCAAAGATTACTCTCGTAATGAGCTGTTTATCGTTGAAGGTGATTCTGCCGGCGGCTCAGCGAAGCAAGGACGTGATTCCAAGATTCAGGCTATTTTACCGCTCAAGGGCAAGCCGATGAATCCGGAGAAGGCGAAGCTGGCCGATATTATGAAGAACGAAGAATACCGGGCGATCATGTCTGCCATCGGTGCAGGAATCGGCACTGAGTTTGCTGTAGAAGACAGCAATTACTCCAAGATCATTATTATGACGGATGCGGATACAGACGGCGCGCATATTCAGGTATTATTGCTAACATTCTTTTATCGCTATATGAAGCCACTTATTGATGCAGGCAAGGTGTATATTGCACAGCCTCCTCTATATAAGATCAGCCGCAAGACCGGCAAGCTTGAAACGGTGCGCTATGCATTTACGGACGATCAACTGCAAATTTACCTGAAGGAATTCGGCAAAAATTATGAGTTACAGCGTTATAAAGGTCTAGGAGAGATGAATCCGGAGCAGCTGTGGGAGACGACGATGGATCCGGATACTCGTACCTTACTGCAGGTGAAGATTGAAGATGCAGCCAAGGCCGAAAGAAGAGTAACCACATTAATGGGTGATAAGGTTGATCCGCGTAAGCGCTGGATCGTTGAAAACGTAGATTTTACAGAGTACGAAGAATAG
- a CDS encoding ABC transporter permease codes for MNSVLPLVRNEVIKMIKKKRFYVILLVLVVLTPMFTYAQMREAETKREKFGHDWRLEMQQAITDNQNSLGSDRVPEEWKQYRRIYIQQLQYYLDHDINPNEPSGVTFTREFMNNSINLFIPLLVVAMASDLVSGERTTGTIKMLLTRPVKRWKVLLSKLITLLMFVSLIVLAVFVICYLISGLFFGFKGFTFPIFTGFQIHGSDVDMSKVHAVEQWEYLLMQSGLIWFVSIIVAVLSFMVSTLVKSTSASIVIMMAALIAGTILTNMASSWDSAKYLFMVNLNLTGYLAGNLPPIEGMTLLFSLCVLSVWGISSLVVSFLVFTKRDILN; via the coding sequence TTGAATAGTGTGCTGCCTCTTGTTCGAAATGAAGTAATTAAAATGATCAAGAAAAAGAGGTTTTATGTCATTCTGCTGGTATTAGTCGTATTAACACCGATGTTTACGTACGCGCAGATGAGAGAAGCTGAAACAAAACGTGAAAAGTTCGGGCATGACTGGCGGCTTGAAATGCAGCAGGCAATCACGGATAATCAGAATTCACTAGGCAGTGATCGTGTGCCGGAAGAGTGGAAGCAATATCGGCGAATATACATTCAACAGCTTCAGTACTATTTAGATCACGATATCAATCCGAATGAACCGAGCGGAGTCACGTTTACGAGAGAGTTCATGAACAATTCCATCAATTTGTTTATTCCTCTGCTTGTGGTTGCCATGGCTTCTGATCTCGTATCCGGCGAGAGGACGACGGGGACGATTAAGATGCTGCTTACAAGACCCGTCAAGCGTTGGAAGGTTCTGCTGAGCAAACTAATCACACTGCTGATGTTTGTATCGCTTATTGTTCTTGCTGTATTTGTCATTTGTTATCTTATTTCAGGTCTGTTTTTCGGATTTAAGGGCTTTACCTTCCCCATCTTTACCGGGTTTCAGATTCATGGCTCTGATGTGGATATGAGCAAAGTGCATGCGGTGGAGCAGTGGGAGTATCTGCTGATGCAGTCCGGATTGATATGGTTTGTCAGTATCATTGTGGCAGTGCTGTCCTTTATGGTATCTACCCTTGTAAAAAGCACATCCGCAAGCATCGTCATTATGATGGCCGCACTGATCGCCGGCACAATATTGACGAATATGGCCTCCTCTTGGGACAGCGCAAAATATTTATTCATGGTAAATTTAAATCTGACTGGTTATTTAGCCGGGAATTTGCCGCCAATAGAAGGCATGACGCTTCTATTTTCGCTCTGTGTACTGAGTGTATGGGGGATAAGTTCACTGGTTGTTTCATTCCTTGTCTTTACGAAACGGGATATCTTGAATTAA
- a CDS encoding ABC transporter ATP-binding protein, with translation MTNNTSEIVLSVEHLKKKIKKKWIIKDVSFEVRAGEVFGFLGPNGAGKTTTIRMLVDLIKPTKGVVSVCGYSVHRQPEQALKYVGSIVENPEMYSYLTGYENLEHFARMQPGITEERINEVAHIVGLDQRIHEKVSTYSLGMRQRLGIAQALLGDPKLLILDEPTNGLDPKGIKELRAFIRKLADEGLAVFVSSHLLSEIQLMCDRVAIISNGEILTVGKVDELIEDHSNITIWHLSPREEGVRWLLSHPQVRELADTSMLDDTLTASLGNNAIITEMPEGLIPDLVRTMVRAGIQVEGVQKVNPTLEQLFLKMTEGELFE, from the coding sequence ATGACGAATAATACGAGTGAGATTGTGTTGTCAGTTGAGCACTTAAAGAAGAAGATTAAGAAAAAGTGGATTATCAAGGATGTTTCATTTGAGGTTCGTGCTGGAGAAGTATTCGGCTTCCTAGGTCCCAATGGAGCAGGGAAGACTACGACGATTCGTATGCTGGTGGACTTGATCAAGCCCACGAAGGGAGTAGTGAGTGTATGCGGATATTCTGTGCATCGACAACCGGAGCAAGCGCTGAAGTATGTAGGCTCCATCGTGGAGAATCCAGAAATGTACTCCTACCTGACCGGATATGAAAATTTAGAGCATTTTGCGAGAATGCAGCCAGGTATTACCGAAGAACGCATTAATGAAGTTGCCCATATTGTGGGTCTTGATCAGCGAATTCACGAGAAAGTCAGTACATATTCTCTTGGCATGAGACAGAGACTGGGCATTGCCCAAGCCCTTCTTGGTGATCCGAAGCTGTTAATTCTGGATGAGCCGACCAATGGACTTGATCCAAAGGGGATCAAGGAGCTCAGAGCTTTTATACGCAAGCTTGCGGATGAAGGACTTGCAGTGTTTGTCAGCAGCCATTTGCTTAGCGAGATTCAGCTTATGTGTGATAGAGTTGCGATTATAAGTAACGGAGAGATTCTTACAGTAGGCAAGGTTGATGAGCTCATTGAGGATCACAGCAATATTACGATCTGGCATTTATCTCCCAGGGAAGAAGGGGTCCGCTGGCTGCTCAGCCATCCGCAGGTTAGAGAGCTTGCGGATACGAGCATGCTGGATGATACTTTGACGGCAAGCCTGGGCAATAACGCCATTATTACGGAAATGCCCGAAGGTCTGATTCCGGATCTGGTAAGAACTATGGTGCGTGCCGGAATTCAAGTAGAAGGAGTACAAAAAGTAAATCCTACGCTCGAACAATTATTTTTGAAGATGACAGAAGGTGAATTGTTTGAATAG
- a CDS encoding GDSL-type esterase/lipase family protein produces the protein MKSSTKIWAIVSTASMIVTIILVTGFVLAVQDIIAPSGNTVLMEDEGADREVPLAAPLEQSAEIKVAAIGDSLAKGTGDDDGKGFIRRVVGMLQDEENEVRVTANLAINGLTTEGLLPQLDETGVQYVLKQSNLILLSIGGNDLFKAAEAYEEGAAELPDAEELYDTLPAATTNLKEILRKIADINPEAWIVYVGLYNPFSDLPDMKLLGNTVVSAWNSQALQLINTDDQMMMAETFDLFEHSVPQLLASDHFHPNAQGYEEIAERIIEVLGIHDVHGQRVESDDE, from the coding sequence GTGAAATCTTCAACAAAAATATGGGCAATTGTAAGTACTGCTTCAATGATAGTGACCATTATTCTTGTCACCGGTTTTGTCTTGGCGGTGCAGGATATTATCGCTCCATCGGGGAATACCGTACTTATGGAAGATGAAGGGGCAGATCGTGAAGTACCGTTGGCAGCGCCGCTGGAGCAAAGTGCAGAAATAAAAGTAGCAGCCATTGGAGATTCTCTTGCGAAGGGAACCGGAGATGACGATGGTAAAGGCTTTATTCGACGTGTGGTTGGAATGCTGCAGGATGAAGAGAATGAGGTTCGAGTTACAGCCAATCTGGCCATTAATGGTTTGACTACAGAAGGGCTGCTGCCGCAGCTGGATGAGACGGGAGTACAGTACGTATTAAAGCAATCTAATTTAATTCTGCTGTCCATTGGAGGCAATGACTTATTCAAGGCAGCTGAGGCGTATGAAGAGGGAGCAGCTGAGCTGCCTGATGCTGAAGAGCTGTATGATACTTTGCCGGCTGCGACAACGAATCTCAAAGAAATTTTACGAAAAATTGCGGATATTAATCCAGAAGCCTGGATCGTATATGTGGGTTTATATAATCCCTTCAGTGATTTGCCTGATATGAAGCTGCTGGGTAATACCGTGGTATCTGCTTGGAATAGTCAGGCGCTGCAGCTTATTAATACAGATGATCAGATGATGATGGCGGAAACGTTTGATCTATTTGAGCATAGTGTTCCGCAATTGCTGGCTTCCGATCATTTTCATCCCAATGCACAGGGATATGAGGAAATCGCTGAACGGATCATTGAAGTGCTGGGAATTCATGATGTACATGGTCAAAGGGTGGAGTCAGATGACGAATAA
- a CDS encoding CAP domain-containing protein → MKRSSIKKTVIAGSLSAVLAAGMLLPGAGVASASPAKDKLESYQQSILDFLKENGHDVKVDGNTITIGGKVITVGGNTTQKPDTGSNTGSNTGSETGSSNGSNTGSNTGSNTGSNTGSNSGSGNTSTDSSSVVSAYAKEVVALVNKERAAGGLKPLTIHTNLTKMAVAKAKDMSDNNYFSHTSPTYGSPFDMMKTFGISYSYAGENIAKGQKTPAEVVKAWMNSPGHKANIMNKNFTLIGVGYVNGYWAQEFVGK, encoded by the coding sequence TTGAAGAGATCGTCTATTAAGAAAACAGTCATCGCTGGTAGCTTGAGTGCAGTTCTTGCAGCAGGAATGCTTCTGCCAGGCGCTGGTGTAGCTTCCGCTTCTCCAGCTAAGGATAAGCTCGAAAGCTATCAGCAATCCATTTTAGATTTCCTTAAGGAAAATGGTCATGACGTGAAGGTTGATGGTAACACGATTACGATCGGCGGGAAAGTCATTACCGTTGGTGGTAACACAACTCAAAAACCGGATACAGGATCTAACACAGGCTCGAATACTGGATCTGAAACAGGATCTAGCAACGGATCTAACACCGGATCTAACACTGGTTCCAATACGGGATCTAACACTGGTTCCAATTCTGGCTCTGGTAACACTTCTACAGACTCCAGCTCTGTTGTCTCCGCATATGCGAAGGAAGTTGTTGCCTTGGTTAACAAGGAACGTGCAGCAGGTGGTCTCAAACCACTTACAATTCATACGAATCTGACAAAAATGGCCGTAGCGAAAGCGAAGGACATGAGTGACAACAATTACTTCAGTCACACATCTCCAACTTACGGTTCTCCATTCGATATGATGAAGACTTTCGGTATCAGCTACAGCTATGCTGGTGAGAACATTGCCAAAGGGCAAAAAACACCTGCTGAAGTAGTTAAAGCATGGATGAACAGTCCTGGACACAAAGCCAACATCATGAACAAAAACTTTACACTTATTGGTGTAGGGTATGTGAATGGTTACTGGGCTCAGGAATTTGTCGGAAAATAA
- a CDS encoding GNAT family N-acetyltransferase yields the protein MLSNVEAPVLTIRSCEKQDAECVTHLMHEVSYPTTPGVMRERIESAQVNDNTCMLVAEMDGEVVGMLGLQCVQTHSDPEQAAQITSLIVCKAHRGEGIGRRLLEYAESWASEHGSQKLLIIEGNREQHKPSYSFYEHLGFTKHGYRFSKKL from the coding sequence ATGTTAAGTAATGTAGAAGCCCCAGTTCTGACCATTCGCTCATGTGAGAAGCAGGATGCAGAGTGTGTTACACATCTCATGCATGAGGTCAGCTATCCAACGACGCCAGGAGTTATGCGGGAGAGGATTGAATCTGCCCAGGTGAATGATAATACCTGTATGCTGGTGGCGGAAATGGATGGAGAGGTTGTAGGAATGCTAGGTCTGCAGTGTGTTCAAACGCATTCAGATCCAGAACAAGCGGCACAAATTACATCTTTGATTGTATGCAAAGCGCATCGCGGAGAAGGTATTGGCCGTAGACTTTTGGAATATGCGGAATCTTGGGCAAGCGAGCACGGCAGTCAGAAACTGCTTATTATCGAGGGCAATCGAGAGCAGCATAAGCCGTCTTACAGTTTTTATGAGCATCTTGGCTTTACGAAACATGGATACCGGTTCAGCAAGAAGCTGTAA
- the purT gene encoding formate-dependent phosphoribosylglycinamide formyltransferase has protein sequence MWGAPFSAETKKMLLLGSGELGKEVVIEAQRLGVETIAVDRYDHAPAMQVAHRSYCIDMLNAEALKDLIRKEQPDFIIPEIEAIATEALLELEQEGFRVVPTARATRLTMDREGIRRLAAEELGLPTAAYRFADSLEELEKAVQELGTPCVVKPLMSSSGKGQTVCRAPEEASASWNAALEGARAIATRVIVEAFVEFESEITLLTVRSSSGTVFCPPIGHIQKDGDYVESWQPHFMNEEQLIQAQQIAKRITDELGGYGLFGVELFLTREGVIFSEVSPRPHDTGMVTMVTQDLSEFALHVRAVLGFPVTGVELLTPGASATLKADEITASYMIQGVPEALALPRTQVRIFGKPETKVGRRMAVALSAASSVEEARQTATQAANLLKVEVNHVK, from the coding sequence ATGTGGGGTGCTCCTTTTTCGGCAGAAACCAAAAAAATGCTGCTGCTTGGCAGCGGTGAACTGGGCAAAGAAGTCGTTATAGAGGCACAAAGACTGGGTGTAGAGACAATTGCAGTTGATCGCTACGACCATGCTCCTGCAATGCAGGTCGCCCATAGGTCCTACTGTATTGACATGCTGAATGCAGAAGCACTCAAAGATTTGATTCGAAAGGAGCAGCCTGATTTTATCATTCCCGAGATCGAGGCGATCGCCACAGAGGCACTCCTAGAGCTTGAACAAGAGGGATTTCGGGTTGTACCTACTGCAAGAGCAACTAGACTTACAATGGATCGTGAAGGTATACGCCGGTTAGCAGCTGAAGAGCTGGGCTTGCCTACGGCAGCCTATCGTTTTGCAGATAGTCTGGAAGAACTAGAGAAGGCAGTTCAAGAACTCGGTACACCTTGTGTTGTCAAACCACTTATGAGCTCTTCTGGCAAGGGACAAACGGTATGCCGTGCTCCAGAGGAGGCGTCAGCAAGCTGGAATGCTGCACTAGAAGGAGCCAGGGCTATTGCAACACGTGTCATTGTAGAAGCTTTTGTTGAATTTGAGAGCGAGATCACGCTGCTTACGGTTCGTTCCTCATCTGGTACTGTATTTTGTCCTCCCATTGGACACATACAGAAGGATGGAGATTATGTAGAATCTTGGCAGCCCCATTTCATGAACGAGGAACAGCTGATCCAAGCACAGCAAATCGCTAAGCGTATTACAGACGAGCTTGGTGGATATGGATTGTTTGGCGTAGAACTCTTCTTGACAAGAGAAGGAGTCATATTCAGTGAAGTTTCTCCTCGGCCGCATGATACAGGGATGGTAACGATGGTTACGCAAGATTTATCGGAATTTGCCCTTCACGTAAGAGCAGTTCTCGGTTTTCCGGTGACCGGTGTTGAACTATTGACACCCGGAGCGTCTGCAACGCTGAAGGCAGATGAAATTACAGCATCTTATATGATTCAAGGTGTTCCGGAAGCACTCGCTCTGCCTCGTACCCAGGTTCGTATATTTGGCAAGCCTGAGACGAAGGTTGGAAGAAGAATGGCTGTTGCACTCAGTGCAGCCAGCAGTGTAGAAGAAGCACGCCAAACGGCAACACAGGCCGCAAATTTGCTGAAAGTGGAGGTAAACCATGTTAAGTAA